One window from the genome of Rariglobus hedericola encodes:
- a CDS encoding FecR domain-containing protein, translating into MSTIKRLTCKTGPVFLTVAFFVVLASFSQAADSKRKNPTSKLYVADVEGISSINTGEKIEDLTKKSVYAAEGTILETTPEASNAIVLSNGTGIAFDPDTRLEMRRFLQEPFSPNRTDLEVEPSVSQTTAFIGRGTVGMCTSKMVAGSTMTYNTRHASVAIRGRKVVIETSDDSTVVSLLEGDVTVRGDLMSGGQSLKPGQQAVITRTSNSQPPSIKIQDIPPADMGRLSAKVTQACMARKTVYFEVSERKNIDIPEDILIPVPVYPGVIPPSTTVSPYTVPPAPSA; encoded by the coding sequence ATGAGCACCATCAAGCGCCTTACCTGCAAGACCGGCCCGGTCTTTTTGACCGTGGCCTTTTTCGTTGTCCTGGCATCGTTTTCACAGGCCGCCGACTCGAAGCGAAAAAACCCGACGAGCAAGCTCTATGTTGCTGATGTCGAAGGTATTTCCTCCATCAACACGGGCGAAAAAATCGAGGATTTAACCAAGAAATCGGTTTACGCCGCCGAAGGCACCATTCTGGAAACCACGCCCGAGGCCAGCAACGCCATCGTGCTGTCCAATGGCACCGGCATCGCGTTCGATCCGGACACCCGTTTGGAAATGCGTCGCTTCCTTCAAGAGCCCTTTTCCCCCAACCGCACCGATCTGGAAGTGGAGCCTTCCGTTTCCCAAACCACCGCCTTCATTGGTCGTGGAACCGTTGGTATGTGCACCAGTAAGATGGTGGCCGGTAGCACGATGACCTACAACACGCGCCACGCCAGCGTGGCGATTCGCGGACGCAAGGTTGTGATCGAAACCAGCGACGATTCCACCGTGGTCTCCTTGCTGGAAGGTGATGTGACCGTGCGCGGCGATCTTATGTCCGGCGGTCAATCCCTCAAGCCCGGCCAGCAAGCCGTCATTACGCGGACCTCCAATTCACAGCCTCCCTCGATTAAGATCCAGGATATCCCGCCTGCTGACATGGGCCGCCTCAGCGCGAAGGTTACGCAAGCCTGTATGGCTCGTAAAACCGTCTATTTCGAAGTGTCGGAGCGCAAAAACATAGACATTCCAGAAGATATATTGATTCCCGTGCCGGTATATCCCGGCGTGATCCCTCCCTCGACGACGGTGAGCCCCTACACGGTGCCACCCGCTCCCTCAGCTTAA
- a CDS encoding outer membrane beta-barrel protein has translation MAVAIGGVSLQLSSAHALIKFNEGRDQLFVIGTMAIGYDSNIFANSSAESDVVTNTTLALEYARRAGLISVNGNIGWNLGSFASNGSEDFSNPTMGLELVKNTGRTTGSFTLGASRQSQADANVGLRTDSWNYDAGLNWKYPVIERYSLAGSFGYSLLDYIDNSANLVDLTSYTASTDLFYTYTSQRDLFAGYRIRFGETSTQNTITDHAFTVGVSGKILSKLNGTVRAGYQIRQESASGDTFGSYTASASTTWSVNKRLSLTGTLSKDFSTTATESTMDTTRFNLDAQYAFNHRWSVFTGVGAGYSEFLNGVDGGREDYYITWSAGVNYTLNDHFKASLTYSYFQNWSNRSLSTFDRNSLTLFLSSRW, from the coding sequence ATGGCTGTCGCCATCGGGGGCGTCTCTTTGCAGCTTTCGTCGGCTCACGCGCTGATCAAATTCAATGAAGGCCGTGACCAGCTGTTCGTGATCGGCACGATGGCGATTGGCTACGATTCGAATATCTTCGCTAACAGTTCGGCCGAATCAGACGTGGTCACCAATACCACGCTTGCGCTCGAATACGCCCGCCGGGCCGGACTCATCAGCGTCAACGGCAACATTGGCTGGAATCTGGGCAGCTTTGCTTCGAATGGCTCGGAAGATTTCTCGAATCCCACCATGGGATTGGAACTCGTGAAAAACACCGGGCGCACCACGGGATCGTTTACCTTGGGTGCCTCCCGGCAAAGTCAGGCAGATGCGAATGTCGGCCTGCGCACCGATTCGTGGAACTACGATGCGGGCCTTAATTGGAAATATCCCGTCATCGAGCGTTACAGCCTCGCCGGATCCTTCGGCTACAGCTTGCTCGATTACATCGACAACTCGGCGAACCTGGTGGACTTGACCAGTTACACGGCCAGCACGGACCTGTTTTACACCTACACCTCGCAGCGCGATCTTTTCGCAGGCTATCGTATCCGCTTCGGCGAGACTTCCACGCAAAACACGATCACCGATCATGCGTTCACCGTGGGTGTTTCGGGTAAAATCCTCTCGAAACTCAACGGCACGGTGCGTGCCGGTTACCAAATCCGTCAGGAAAGCGCATCCGGCGATACGTTTGGCAGCTACACCGCCTCGGCCTCCACCACGTGGTCGGTTAATAAACGCCTCTCGCTCACGGGCACGTTGAGCAAGGACTTCAGCACCACGGCGACCGAATCGACCATGGATACCACGCGGTTCAACCTCGATGCCCAATACGCCTTCAATCATCGCTGGTCGGTTTTCACTGGCGTGGGCGCCGGTTACAGCGAGTTTCTCAACGGTGTTGATGGTGGCCGCGAAGACTACTACATCACCTGGAGCGCAGGCGTGAACTACACGCTTAACGACCACTTCAAGGCTTCCCTCACCTACAGCTATTTTCAAAACTGGTCCAATCGCTCCCTCTCGACGTTTGACCGTAATTCGTTAACGCTCTTTTTGTCTTCACGCTGGTAA
- a CDS encoding polysaccharide biosynthesis/export family protein, whose protein sequence is MFKRILYLLFLSASLMGSLVHAQSKAPAPASQTALAYKVTLTDLLRIDIYQEDDLRTISRVDSKGNINLPLVSEVHVAGLTVSEAQKAVENAYRDGRYLRSPQVTINVEAYAAREVSIQGQVRSPGRYPLPIETSMTVLELVTRAGGFTDTAKGTAVNVTRVSPEGKKQVFTIDVDSLLKGKDRANIGDNSLMLEPGDIVFVPERLI, encoded by the coding sequence ATGTTCAAGCGCATCCTTTACCTCCTTTTTCTGAGTGCCAGCCTGATGGGATCGCTCGTTCACGCCCAATCCAAGGCTCCCGCCCCCGCCAGCCAGACTGCGCTGGCCTACAAGGTCACCCTCACGGATTTGTTGCGCATCGACATTTATCAGGAGGATGACCTCCGCACCATCTCGCGCGTCGACTCGAAGGGTAACATCAACTTGCCGCTGGTGAGCGAAGTGCACGTGGCCGGCCTGACGGTCAGCGAAGCCCAAAAAGCCGTCGAAAACGCCTACCGTGACGGCCGTTATCTCCGCAGTCCCCAGGTGACCATCAACGTCGAAGCTTATGCCGCCCGCGAAGTCTCCATCCAGGGCCAGGTCCGTTCGCCCGGTCGCTATCCGCTGCCCATCGAGACGTCCATGACGGTCTTGGAATTGGTCACCCGCGCCGGCGGTTTCACCGACACCGCCAAAGGCACCGCGGTGAATGTCACCCGCGTATCCCCCGAGGGTAAAAAACAAGTTTTCACGATCGATGTGGACAGTCTGCTCAAGGGCAAGGATCGCGCCAACATCGGCGACAACTCTCTCATGCTTGAACCCGGAGACATCGTCTTCGTTCCTGAGCGTCTTATTTAA